In Pseudobdellovibrionaceae bacterium, the following proteins share a genomic window:
- a CDS encoding cobalamin B12-binding domain-containing protein, whose amino-acid sequence MGKIIRVLMAKPGLDGHDRGAKVVARGLRDAGFEVIYTGLHQTPEMVVQAAIQEDVDVVGLSILSGAHLPLVKAVMKLFSDEKIAKPIFVGGIIPDDDAQQLLKEGVIGVFGPGSPIGDIVKKIEATV is encoded by the coding sequence ATGGGAAAAATCATTCGCGTTTTAATGGCAAAGCCAGGCTTGGACGGGCACGACAGGGGAGCCAAAGTGGTGGCCCGCGGTCTGCGCGATGCGGGCTTTGAGGTCATCTATACCGGTCTTCACCAAACCCCAGAAATGGTGGTTCAGGCCGCCATCCAGGAAGACGTGGACGTGGTCGGTCTGTCGATTTTAAGTGGAGCCCACCTACCCCTGGTGAAAGCGGTGATGAAGCTCTTTTCAGATGAGAAGATCGCCAAGCCCATCTTCGTCGGCGGCATCATCCCCGACGATGATGCACAGCAACTGCTCAAAGAAGGTGTCATCGGCGTCTTCGGTCCTGGTTCCCCCATCGGCGACATCGTCAAAAAGATCGAAGCCACGGTGTAG